The following proteins are co-located in the Sporolactobacillus pectinivorans genome:
- a CDS encoding SDR family oxidoreductase, whose amino-acid sequence MEIQNAVVLVTGSNRGIGYSIARAFVENGAAKVYAGARNPALITDPDLIPLQLDITDSAEVSAAAKLAADTTILVNNAGIFYPTHPLTGSLADAKKEMEVNYLGTWAMAQAFAPVLARNGGGAMVNMLSVASWRASTKMTGYASSKSAEWSLTNALRMALRSQGTLVTGVHCGFVDTESTKGIESVKVSLEKVTQELIKGILENSDEVLVDETARKVKASLHDDQRLLYAPGN is encoded by the coding sequence ATGGAAATTCAAAATGCTGTTGTTTTGGTTACAGGTTCAAACCGAGGGATCGGTTACTCGATTGCACGCGCTTTTGTCGAAAATGGAGCGGCAAAGGTATATGCCGGTGCGCGAAATCCTGCCTTAATTACCGACCCCGATCTCATTCCTTTACAACTGGATATTACAGATTCCGCCGAGGTATCGGCAGCTGCCAAACTAGCCGCCGACACGACGATACTTGTGAACAATGCGGGTATTTTCTATCCTACTCATCCACTCACTGGATCGCTTGCTGATGCTAAAAAAGAAATGGAGGTCAATTATTTGGGCACATGGGCGATGGCCCAAGCGTTTGCTCCAGTGCTTGCGCGTAACGGAGGCGGGGCGATGGTTAACATGTTATCCGTCGCGTCATGGAGAGCCAGTACGAAAATGACGGGCTATGCCTCCTCAAAATCAGCTGAATGGTCACTAACCAATGCGCTACGTATGGCGCTGAGATCACAAGGGACATTAGTTACGGGGGTTCACTGTGGTTTCGTAGATACAGAATCGACGAAGGGTATCGAATCAGTGAAGGTAAGTCTGGAAAAAGTTACGCAAGAATTAATCAAAGGTATTTTGGAAAATTCGGATGAAGTGCTGGTGGATGAGACGGCAAGAAAAGTGAAGGCATCGCTTCACGATGATCAGCGCCTCTTGTATGCACCGGGTAACTAA
- a CDS encoding alpha/beta fold hydrolase: MQTNESAQNLLPNAYAPGILPKGIRSRFVQVNGLRMHVLEAGYETPARSCVLLLHGFPELAYSWRHNMLHLAAQGFHVIAPDQRGFGRTTGWQDGYDVDLQPFGIINLVTDMVVLVNTLGHRRVQAVIGHDTGVQVAAMAALIRPDIFRSLILLSAPFPGVPGFALGVEGLPVAAQDDPIHEKLAALKRPRKHYQLYYTTAEAGPDLSTPPQGIHAFLRASFHYKSADWEGNKPFALKSWTAEELAQMPTYYIMDQDKGMAATVAPFMPDKDNICACTWLTEQELQVFSTEYTRTGFQGGLNWFRCGMNGLNAREMTLYAGRKIDVPTLFLAGCSDWCPYQLPNALEKMSQQVFSDFRGCSFIEGAGHWLQQEQPEKTNALLIRFLAQS; the protein is encoded by the coding sequence ATGCAAACAAACGAATCTGCTCAGAACCTCTTGCCAAACGCATATGCCCCTGGAATATTACCAAAGGGAATCAGATCACGTTTTGTCCAGGTAAATGGTCTTCGAATGCATGTACTTGAAGCAGGGTATGAAACACCGGCTCGTTCGTGTGTGCTACTGTTACACGGGTTTCCAGAACTGGCATATAGCTGGCGGCATAATATGCTGCACTTGGCAGCCCAGGGATTTCATGTTATCGCTCCGGATCAGCGTGGCTTTGGCCGCACAACGGGCTGGCAAGATGGCTATGATGTAGATCTTCAGCCTTTCGGTATAATAAATCTGGTGACGGATATGGTGGTTTTGGTTAATACGCTGGGCCATCGGCGGGTACAAGCGGTGATTGGCCACGATACTGGGGTACAGGTTGCTGCCATGGCGGCATTGATCCGTCCGGATATTTTCCGATCTCTTATCTTGTTGTCAGCACCGTTCCCCGGTGTGCCTGGTTTTGCATTGGGCGTGGAAGGCTTGCCTGTTGCCGCGCAAGACGACCCGATCCATGAAAAGCTGGCTGCGCTCAAGCGGCCCCGTAAGCACTATCAGTTGTATTATACGACGGCGGAGGCAGGTCCGGATCTTAGTACGCCACCGCAAGGTATACATGCGTTTTTGCGCGCAAGTTTCCATTATAAAAGTGCAGACTGGGAGGGAAACAAACCTTTCGCGCTTAAAAGCTGGACGGCAGAGGAACTGGCCCAAATGCCCACTTACTATATTATGGATCAAGACAAAGGTATGGCCGCTACTGTTGCACCATTTATGCCCGACAAAGATAACATATGTGCTTGTACCTGGCTTACGGAACAGGAGCTCCAAGTATTCAGCACCGAATATACCCGCACTGGCTTTCAGGGAGGACTGAATTGGTTCCGTTGCGGCATGAATGGTTTGAATGCGCGTGAAATGACACTTTATGCTGGCCGCAAAATTGATGTGCCCACTCTGTTTCTAGCTGGATGCAGTGATTGGTGCCCATATCAACTTCCAAATGCCTTGGAAAAAATGTCGCAACAGGTGTTCTCCGACTTTCGAGGATGCAGCTTCATCGAAGGGGCGGGTCATTGGTTGCAACAAGAGCAACCTGAGAAAACAAACGCGTTGCTGATTCGGTTTTTGGCACAGTCTTGA
- a CDS encoding transposase, with translation MGQHLWAPGYFCRTVGAMTEERIKEYIDNQDNGRDDETFKIVKD, from the coding sequence TTGGGCCAGCATCTATGGGCTCCCGGTTATTTCTGCAGGACGGTGGGAGCCATGACGGAAGAGAGGATCAAGGAGTACATTGATAATCAGGACAATGGCCGGGATGACGAAACGTTTAAAATTGTGAAGGATTGA
- a CDS encoding transposase translates to MGSGKTGNKFNNEFRQMIVELYQTGTPVKNLSSEDGLSETTLYKWIKKFNPIPLEDGKSFTPEEYLNHALH, encoded by the coding sequence ATGGGCAGCGGAAAAACAGGCAACAAATTCAACAATGAATTCCGGCAAATGATCGTTGAACTTTATCAAACAGGCACACCGGTCAAAAATCTCAGCAGCGAAGATGGCCTATCCGAAACAACCCTTTATAAATGGATTAAAAAATTTAATCCCATTCCGTTAGAAGACGGGAAGTCCTTTACTCCTGAGGAGTATCTGAACCACGCCCTGCACTAA
- a CDS encoding helix-turn-helix domain-containing protein yields MDLIMTDFLTPSDREKLKTWSQSLKIEYRFKFRASIIWKLQVEQLSVTEVADKLETTSKTVRKWRHRFLEKGTKGLLDAPRSGSPQTFTLSQHCELIALACDQPQTEGESGGSWTVDELTLEELDQEFKAWCDDRNRQSITIKWQFTTANACIKLHSLYPKLTVEN; encoded by the coding sequence ATGGACCTGATTATGACTGACTTTCTAACCCCGTCGGATCGAGAAAAGCTAAAAACTTGGTCTCAATCTCTGAAAATAGAATACCGTTTCAAATTCCGCGCCTCAATCATCTGGAAACTGCAGGTGGAACAGCTCAGTGTCACCGAGGTTGCCGATAAATTGGAAACAACAAGTAAGACCGTCCGAAAATGGCGCCACCGTTTCTTGGAAAAAGGAACGAAGGGTCTGCTGGATGCCCCACGTTCAGGATCTCCGCAAACGTTTACCCTAAGCCAGCACTGTGAACTCATTGCTTTAGCCTGCGATCAGCCTCAAACCGAGGGAGAATCAGGTGGGAGTTGGACCGTAGATGAGCTGACCCTTGAAGAACTGGATCAGGAGTTCAAAGCTTGGTGCGACGATCGTAATCGTCAGTCCATTACGATCAAGTGGCAATTTACCACAGCTAATGCTTGTATCAAGTTACACTCACTGTACCCTAAACTCACGGTAGAAAATTAA
- the katA gene encoding catalase KatA encodes MGENKNKLTTSWGAPVGDNQNSMTAGSSGPTLIQDVALLDKLAHFDRERVPERVVHAKGAGAHGYFEVTNNLSNYTKADFLSEVGKRTPVFVRFSTVAGELGSADTVRDPRGFAVKFYTNDGNYDLVGNNTPVFFIRDAIKFPDFIHTQKRDPRTHLKNPTAVWDFWSLSPESLHQVTILASDRGIPATLRHMHGYGSHTFKWTNAEGKSVWIKYHWRTDQGIKNLDVSLAEKLAGENPDYHIEDLFNAIEKGDYPSWTLYVQIMPLEDAKTYRFNPFDVTKVISQKDYPLIEVGRMVLNKNPENYFAEVEQAAFSPATLVPGIDVSPDKMLQGRLFSYADTQRHRIGANYQSLPINRPLNGTNNNYRDGNMRFDGNGGRSVYYEPNSFGGPHESPKDKQAEFEVSGMAANRPHDDDDFYTQAGDLYRLMSEDERTRLVRNLVNWLKPVEKEEIKERQIRHFYRADPEYGKRVAEGLGLPVPENIL; translated from the coding sequence ATGGGCGAAAATAAAAACAAACTGACAACCAGCTGGGGTGCACCTGTCGGTGATAATCAGAATTCGATGACTGCAGGTTCTTCAGGACCTACACTTATTCAAGATGTAGCGCTTCTTGATAAACTGGCGCATTTCGACCGCGAGCGTGTTCCGGAGCGCGTGGTGCATGCGAAGGGTGCTGGAGCACATGGTTATTTTGAAGTCACAAACAATCTCTCCAATTATACAAAAGCCGATTTTCTATCTGAAGTCGGGAAGCGCACTCCTGTGTTTGTCCGTTTTTCAACCGTTGCCGGTGAACTCGGATCTGCCGACACTGTTCGCGATCCAAGAGGATTTGCCGTTAAGTTTTATACGAATGATGGGAATTATGATTTAGTCGGCAACAATACACCGGTGTTCTTCATCCGTGACGCGATTAAGTTCCCGGATTTTATCCATACGCAAAAAAGGGATCCGAGAACTCACCTGAAGAATCCAACCGCCGTCTGGGATTTCTGGTCATTGTCTCCTGAATCGCTTCACCAGGTGACCATCCTGGCATCCGATCGCGGCATCCCTGCGACCCTCCGTCATATGCACGGGTACGGCAGCCACACATTTAAATGGACGAATGCGGAAGGCAAGAGCGTTTGGATCAAATATCACTGGAGGACAGATCAGGGAATTAAAAATCTCGACGTCAGCCTTGCCGAAAAACTAGCCGGAGAAAATCCAGATTACCATATTGAAGATTTATTTAACGCCATTGAAAAAGGCGACTACCCATCATGGACGTTATATGTCCAGATCATGCCGCTGGAAGACGCGAAAACCTATCGTTTCAATCCCTTTGACGTCACCAAAGTCATCTCTCAGAAAGACTATCCGCTGATTGAAGTTGGACGTATGGTCCTAAATAAAAATCCTGAAAATTATTTTGCGGAAGTGGAACAAGCGGCTTTCTCCCCGGCTACGCTTGTACCCGGTATTGATGTGTCTCCGGATAAAATGCTCCAGGGACGTCTCTTCTCCTATGCGGACACACAGCGGCACCGCATTGGAGCCAATTATCAGAGTTTACCGATCAATCGTCCGCTAAATGGTACCAACAACAACTATCGCGACGGCAACATGCGCTTTGATGGGAACGGCGGCCGTTCCGTTTACTATGAACCGAACAGCTTTGGCGGACCGCACGAATCCCCCAAAGACAAACAAGCCGAATTCGAAGTCAGTGGTATGGCGGCGAATCGCCCTCACGATGACGATGATTTTTATACACAGGCGGGCGACCTGTACCGCCTAATGAGTGAGGACGAACGGACACGACTGGTGCGAAATCTCGTCAACTGGCTAAAACCGGTTGAAAAAGAAGAAATCAAAGAGCGCCAAATCCGCCACTTTTACAGAGCGGATCCGGAATATGGAAAACGTGTGGCAGAAGGTCTCGGCCTCCCTGTTCCGGAAAATATTTTGTGA
- a CDS encoding MFS transporter, which translates to MSRTPRAKLRNILITVALGSFMGQIDNSIVNVSLPVIQKDFNISLALTEWVVTAYLITISSTLLLCGKLADAFGWKRIFVTGLSIFTVGSLICGLSVNIAILLFGVSVQAVGGAMIISSGPAISTHAADEKDRGKALSVTAVSISLALCLGPLLGGILTATLGWHSIFFVNVPVGVIAIFLAVRNIEKDEPHTNTLFDWKGGVLFILSLWLILFPLDTIGESYMPAGLFVGLLFAGVLLWFLFALYERKQPNPLLRFSLFRSRIFVYNGIAAMLNFTAMYIFIFLLPFYLETFRHFSTVQAGLLYLPMPLAFLLAAPASGSLSDRIGSRGLCITGMGVMGVALLLMSFLGQNTGLPYLILVVALIGIGYGMFQTPNNSAVLGSVPDADRGVTSGTLSTMKNIGMILGITASGSLFTVLQTLGKQNATAQKLSVQAIQNQSFTFALHITFLIAMVIALLAMVACIPAKARGIVGKQ; encoded by the coding sequence TTGAGCCGTACTCCACGCGCAAAGCTACGAAACATTTTGATTACAGTTGCATTGGGCAGCTTTATGGGCCAAATTGACAACAGCATCGTAAACGTGTCACTACCGGTCATTCAAAAAGATTTTAACATTTCGCTTGCGTTGACTGAATGGGTGGTCACCGCATACCTCATTACCATCAGCAGCACGCTATTGCTCTGCGGAAAATTGGCGGACGCCTTCGGGTGGAAACGTATTTTTGTAACAGGGCTGTCGATATTTACGGTAGGTTCGCTGATCTGCGGTCTATCTGTTAACATTGCTATATTGCTATTTGGGGTGTCCGTTCAGGCGGTAGGCGGAGCCATGATCATTTCATCCGGACCAGCAATTTCCACTCATGCTGCCGATGAGAAAGACCGAGGCAAAGCACTTAGCGTGACGGCTGTCTCCATCTCCCTCGCCCTGTGCCTCGGTCCGCTTCTTGGTGGCATACTGACTGCCACATTGGGCTGGCACAGCATCTTCTTTGTCAATGTTCCAGTAGGCGTGATTGCAATCTTTTTAGCTGTTCGGAATATTGAAAAAGACGAACCACACACAAATACACTGTTTGACTGGAAAGGCGGAGTTTTGTTCATTTTGTCCCTGTGGCTGATTTTATTCCCACTGGATACTATCGGAGAATCATATATGCCTGCTGGATTGTTTGTCGGATTGCTGTTTGCTGGTGTCCTCCTCTGGTTTTTATTTGCGCTTTATGAACGCAAACAGCCGAACCCACTTTTGCGTTTCTCTTTGTTCCGCAGCCGAATATTTGTTTACAACGGAATCGCAGCGATGCTTAACTTTACAGCTATGTATATTTTTATCTTTCTTCTCCCGTTCTATCTTGAAACCTTTCGGCACTTTTCCACGGTTCAGGCAGGCCTTTTGTATTTGCCCATGCCTCTCGCCTTTTTGTTGGCGGCTCCGGCCAGCGGTTCTTTATCCGACCGAATTGGCAGCCGTGGCCTATGTATCACGGGCATGGGAGTTATGGGTGTTGCTTTATTGCTGATGAGTTTTCTTGGACAAAATACTGGACTACCTTATCTGATCTTGGTGGTAGCTCTGATTGGAATTGGATATGGTATGTTCCAGACGCCAAACAATAGCGCCGTTCTAGGAAGCGTTCCCGATGCGGACAGAGGCGTAACATCAGGCACACTTTCCACCATGAAAAACATTGGCATGATTCTGGGCATAACCGCGTCGGGATCCCTGTTTACCGTGTTGCAAACCTTGGGCAAACAAAATGCAACGGCGCAAAAGCTTAGTGTTCAAGCTATCCAAAATCAATCGTTCACTTTTGCTCTGCATATTACATTTCTTATTGCGATGGTCATTGCCCTATTGGCGATGGTTGCCTGCATTCCGGCGAAAGCGCGCGGCATAGTAGGCAAACAGTAA